CCTGTCCACATACACTCAATTCTTTATATTGTCCCTGAAGCTCCTTCGCTTATCAAGCTGATAGATAGATACATATTTGCATTCTTCCGTTTAATAGGCTAAGCATTTACATGGGTTGCTCATGAATGTGTAACAAACTAACTAACAATATTATCAATATAATAGAGTATCAAACTGGAATCTGGTAGCTGAATCTCAGGGTAACTTAACAGACTAATTTACAACTCCACCTCTATGTACAACTTGCAGAAATTCAACAAACACTTGATTACAGTTTCTGGAGGAAAGCATATAATACACTAATTATTTTATATACTTGCTTCAATTATGTTTGCAGTAAAAGAAATATAACATGACTTAAAAAGATTTTGCACAAAAAGTTCTATTATTCCTGTATAGATTTTCATAAATTTCCTCTAACTTGCATTCATAGTCATTTTATTTTATAATCATAtcaataaaaaaaaattatttactcTGGAACCACTGCAATGAATGTTTAATCTTGAATGTAGGATATATTGGTGTTTGGTTTGGCCTTAGAAAACCTGACCTGAGGCGCAATCCAAATTTTATTCGACAAGAAACAAAATTATATGTCTGTTAGATGAATATGAAGCAACGATTAGCACACACAGTGAATTCGACATCAAAACGAAAACTCTACGACTCTACGTCTGTATCCATAGAGTAAGATGAACTTAAAAAAAATCGTGTATTTTATATAGGGTATACCTGTTGGCTGTGGCTCGTCACAAACGTTTTTATTTTCACACCGAATCTCATACTTGTAGAACACCATGAAATAACTTTGTCTAGCTTCTATAGGAAATGTGTAATATAAACTGATCTAATTCATCACAAAGATGTAGTAACATTTAGGTTTTAAGGACGTGTAAGCTAAATGGAGATCCGATGATTCAATTTTCTAATTTACCATTTCACCGTTGTCGGGGTATTAGGCAGTGGAAACAGAAATCCATATCCATATATCTACTTACTCATCGTCTGATCCTTCTTCTATTTTTGGCCGGCAGTCCTGCTTCAGCTTCAATATTTTGTGTTTCCAATCCCATCAATTTCAAAATTCAAACAGGCAAGTAATTCATGTGCCATTTGGGGGTAAAATCTTAGTTCTCACTGATACGGCTTGCAGAGTTGTGCGAATCTACATTACCTCGAGCTTCACGTTTTCTTTTGCTTCTGGAATTGCGCTTTGATCTGGGTGTTCGTGTTTTTGTTGCACGCTTCTCAGTGTTGTCGGTGTTCTTTTGAATAGCAGCAACTTTTTCATAAGAAAGCGACTCGGGGGGAGCATCTGGCCATGGTGTGCGTTTTGCTGGAACAGTAACCTCTAGTGGAGGATCAATAATCCACCTGCACAGGACAAAAGGTCATTTATTTTGCTGACATGCATATTTGACAGGTTTAGAAGTTCCTATGAAATGCATTTATAACAAATTCATTCACGTTAGCATGCTAGTTATACTGAGATTACTAACAGCATCAGGTGGTCCTGCTTTTTATCTGATACTGCTAATCATCTATAAACTCATATAGCAAATGCTCATAAAATATAAGAGCTTCTTTGCATTATGACCACACTTCCCAAGCATGATCGAAAGTTATATTATAAACTGCTAGTCTATTGGTTTTGGCAAGATGCCTTCCACATGTCTGCAGTCCTCGACAACCAGGTACGGCAGCAGAAGATACCAAAAAGTCCATGCACCATAATATTCAATTGTCAAATTCCTTGACCTCCAAAAACTTTCAGCATTATTTTTGAGACTCTTATTGCAACTTGTATCAAAGAAGGCAGTAAGTTTATTACATATTAATTTCACTAAATAAGATTTCAaacaaataaatataataaactTTCATGCACTTCTCGTCTCTCGGTAACACTGGTTCACAGGTATTATATACTTCACTTCCATATATTGTCCTTGCAATTTAATGGATAATCATTATACGTTATCTTTAGTTGCAAATAAATCATCTTTGATTTGTTACTTAAAGCAGTTAAATTAGTTCGCGAGGTTCTGGATATATAAAGTACAGGGAAGTACAGGGACGTGCAGGTACCCAGAGCAGTATCAATCAAGTCAGCTCATCAAAAAACAATATGAGCCGGTTTGACTTAGTTTATCCACCTCTTATAAGAGGTAGAAGTACCCCctgaatgttattcttttttaCCTCTTATAAGTAAGAGGTACATAAACTAATCCAAACACCCTTTAAGTTCCAACTTCATCCATTATAAATACCTTGAGAGTTAATACAACTTCCAAGTTTTAATAATAATTTGAGGTTATGGTAGATGTACTTTAAAAGTTAGCAGGATCACATGTGCAGGAAGAATACAAAGCGATTTGAACATGTAACCAAGTTTAGAACactaaatttttttaatattgttCTGTTTGAAatggtcaattacaatattcTAATACTCAGGCACATAATGCATTTGAATTTGTAGTTTGAAATAGTCGATAACAAGAATAAAATACATAGGCACATAGCGCATGAACTAAGGCTAACCTTTAGCAATCTAGTAGCTGAGGGGTACCCATAGAACTACCAACCATGGGTAAAAGACAGACGGGCAAATTCTAACGGATAAATTTATACAATTATAAGATCTTCATATATCTAATTTAACTGTAATGTTGGGAGAAAACAACCAAGTCTAGTTCAGGGGCTTCAGAAAGTCTGCCCCGTGTGTCTATCAGACTGCAAATCTTTGAACCTGGCTAACTCTATATTATCTGCAGTAGACCAGGAAATGAGGTCTAACAACATCAAGGCCATCATGGGTCATGGGTGTTACGATTTTTTACGTCTCACCATAGGATCTAATGTTCACGACATACCTTCTTAAAGAAGTTATTATACTAGCTGCCATGACAGTCTACTATGATTTATAATTTACTCCATCTCCACAAAATATTTCAAGCTTGCCTGTTCAAAACTGCGTAAAAGAGCTTTGATCAAGCTGCAAGTTCTCTTTTCCTTTTACGGGATGGCCGATAAGGATTATACCTTAAGTGTTAAAATGGTTCATGCTTTATAGGTTTTTATCTTTCTGATGAAATATTCAAGGGAAGATGAAAACAAACAGATGCATGTTATAGTTCTTCATGTAAAAAGATTTGTCAGTAGTCCATCATGCTCGGAAAATATTAGAAAGCTCAACCTATAATCATAAGAGTGAGAAAACTAGAACAACCATCAAATGTACAGTCAGTAATTTCAATTTTATGTGGAACATCAAATATTCAGATTACTGAGGACACTTCAACTTAATAACAGACCAATAACGAGAAAACATACACATGTTTTCCCTCCACGCAGTTCATAATTAGGCAACATTTTATTTCAATTAAATGGTTTCACACTTAAGAAGGCAACTAATTAGTCAAATCTTAATTCATAGTGAAGTTTACGCTGGCCCAACCAAATGCAATAAAATAGAAGGCTTCGACCAAATTATACAATTACTAACAGGTAACATAAAATATAACATTAAACTTTGTTCTATATGTAAGACATTCAATGATTAGCCAATAGACATAGCAGTATTATCAATACACAAAACGGCACAGAGCAAATGACTAACCTTGCAGGAAATTTACTATCAGAACGAGCTTCAACACGAAGCCACCATAACATGACTTTACGCCCACAACTTCCTAGTGGTTCCACTACTGCAGGATCTTTCAATAGAGACAGGGGATTATATGTCTCCTGTCCACTGTCAACTACCTTCTGCAGATGTTTAACCCAGTCTGGATTAGTTTCAGTTTCTTCCCAAAGCAGCCTGGAAGTCAACACAAATCCTGCCCATTCCATCTTTAGAGGCAGCACAATTCCCTTGTCACCAATATACCTTGCACTATTTGCCACATATGGCAATGGATCAAAAGTGTGCCAACCTACCAATTGGTCTGACGAATTGCAAGCTGGACCTTGAATTGGTAAACTTGACTTACTCTCCTCTCCTATCTTCTGAACTATTGATACTTGTTCCTCATCAGAATTACCGGAATGAGCAAGAATACCAACAGAGACAGCACCAACTTCCTTCACTTTTTGAATCTCATCAAAAAATTCCATACTGTGCATATTACTATCGTCCGCAAACATCACAATCCCGTCAAGTTTCTTTTCTCTGATAACTCTGTGCAATTAGAAAAAAATCTACCATTAATCAAAGAACTTCGAAACAAAACATATACACTTATAAGTGCAATATAACTTAACAAGAAGTTCACCTCAATCCATGAATTCTCATCCTCGCCTCCATCTTGTGACGATCCTCCCACGAATTTGGCATCTTTTCATTAAACCCAATGTGCATATTTGAAAGTCCCGACTTAAATAGCAGCGACGACGTCTCATTGGTTGGTCCACCAGCTTCAACAACAATCCAAGTGACCTCATACGGAACATTCATCAACGAATGCATCAATCCAATAAAATGCAAAGTTTGAAATGTCCGTACATAAGTAGGTGTAATAACAATCAAATTTCTAGGGTTTTTAATCCCATACTGAAACTTCTGTTCTCTCTGAACCCTCTCAATAATTCTATGAGCCTTCATAACCTCTTCAGGATTCGGATGAGGCCAAGGCCTAATCAAAATCCCATGCCGCCCCACCACTACACTACTAGTACTCCTATTCAACGGAGTTTCAAAACCCGGGTTCGAATTCAGCACAGGCAATGTAGGCTTATCATCTACAACATCAGTAGCTGATCGAAAAGGGGTTGTAGTATATATCGTATTCGATGTGGTAAACAAAAGAAAAAACACAAGTCTAGAGAATCTAaagccaagaaccaagctaacCAAACAGCACAAACAATGAAAAACTAACCATAAAACCGTGGCCGGAGATTTGATGGGGTTGTCTGAACTTTCCAACGGCGATGACCCTCTAAAGCTATTGCTCCGGCGACCCAAATAGCTCTGTTGCACAGCAGAAAGCTTCATTTTTTGAAGTAAAGTTGGGGTTTGGGGTTTTGATTTGGTGGGTTAtttaaaaagaaaggaaaaaacTTTATGTAGGTTAAATTTCAAGAAAATTGCTTGAAATTGAAGAAAAATGATGATTGGATTTGATTCAACATCTGCATCAGAAAGACAGACAGACCGACCAACTAACTAAAAGGAAGCAGTTGGTGTGTAGATTTCTAATATGTAAGTACTTATGTTATGTCTGTATGTGTAATTTATAGTATGTTTTTACGGACAGCGAGGGAGAGGGACCAGTCTAGGGTGTCTAACTTGTACTGACAACCGCCCAATCGCATCCAACCGCTCAACTGCTCGCAACCGAACCGCATTATGCGGATAATCGCGAAActtgggttgattgtggatttaaattttaaaaaccgctcattcgcgatttggatgcggttttaaattcttgaaaatcacaaaatcgcaaccgcaactcgcaacaaatatttataataaaatatatttccaaaaatgtagttgatatcatataaattaataagtatacacatttatTAACTAATCTTAGATTAATATTAATACTTCGTTCATAAAATTCACAAtcattataaaatatataaccaaacaaatggaaaatgtaatcaacatgtaattttttttatcattttcttttttcttttctctcgcctccatatttttgtatgtttttaatataCTTGTTTCACACGGAAcattagtttgtattttatttttgaatgtaaatttatcacataacttaaacttgaatttattaatattccaattttttttttgcaaattattaattattttaaaataagtggttgaaccgcaaaccgatccgcaataaccgcaaattcgcaaccgcagttgacgcggttaaccgcaaccgcaaatccggttgcggatgacaattttctaaaaccgCTCTTCGCGGTTTGGTTCAACTTTTACCCCAAAACCGATCCGATCTGAACTGCGTACACCCCTACCCCGTCCTTATCCCCATACTCTTTCTCTCTCCTTTTTAGTTTCAAATTTGAGATCAAATATAACATCACTTTAAAATCTCCTACTTTTTCACCTTCAACACTATTTAACGAAAACTCATCTTTATCATACTTCCAAATCTTATTTGCAAGAAGGA
This sequence is a window from Apium graveolens cultivar Ventura chromosome 9, ASM990537v1, whole genome shotgun sequence. Protein-coding genes within it:
- the LOC141684831 gene encoding putative beta-1,4-xylosyltransferase IRX14H, which produces MKLSAVQQSYLGRRSNSFRGSSPLESSDNPIKSPATVLWLVFHCLCCLVSLVLGFRFSRLVFFLLFTTSNTIYTTTPFRSATDVVDDKPTLPVLNSNPGFETPLNRSTSSVVVGRHGILIRPWPHPNPEEVMKAHRIIERVQREQKFQYGIKNPRNLIVITPTYVRTFQTLHFIGLMHSLMNVPYEVTWIVVEAGGPTNETSSLLFKSGLSNMHIGFNEKMPNSWEDRHKMEARMRIHGLRVIREKKLDGIVMFADDSNMHSMEFFDEIQKVKEVGAVSVGILAHSGNSDEEQVSIVQKIGEESKSSLPIQGPACNSSDQLVGWHTFDPLPYVANSARYIGDKGIVLPLKMEWAGFVLTSRLLWEETETNPDWVKHLQKVVDSGQETYNPLSLLKDPAVVEPLGSCGRKVMLWWLRVEARSDSKFPARWIIDPPLEVTVPAKRTPWPDAPPESLSYEKVAAIQKNTDNTEKRATKTRTPRSKRNSRSKRKREARGNVDSHNSASRISEN